The following nucleotide sequence is from Nitratidesulfovibrio termitidis HI1.
ACCAAGGCCAAGGAACTGCGCCGCATCGTCGAACCGCTGATCACCCTGGCCCTGCGCAACGACCTGCACTCCCGCCGTCTGGCGTACGACGTGCTGGGTTCGCACCAGCTGGTCAAGCGCCTGTTCGACGACATCGGCCCCGCCTTTGTCGGCGTGTCCGGCGGCTTCACCCGCGTGGTGAAGCTGGGCCTGCCCCGCAAGGGCGACAACGCCCCGCTGGCGGTCATCGAACTGACCCACCAGCCCGCCGCCGAAGCTGCGGCGGAAGAGAAGAAGGCCGCCGAGTAATCGGCACGCCTTGGCATCGCGCAATTCAACGGGGCGGACCGCATGGTCCGCCCCGTTTTATATTTAGCGTAGTTAGCGACAGTCCTATTGGTGCTTTATAATGCACTTGTAATTTTATATAGATGACATATGAGTATTTTTTGTTAATATTAATCAGGGGGTAATATGAGAAATTATTCACCAAACTATCAGTTCTGGGTTTTGCGCGCGAATTTACTCATGGCGTCGAAAGACAGTGTTAGCTGCACTCTAGCAGATGGAGCGAAAGTGGAGATAACACC
It contains:
- the rplQ gene encoding 50S ribosomal protein L17; protein product: MRHSNSGKKLGRTPSHRKALFRNMAKALLTYGKIRTTETKAKELRRIVEPLITLALRNDLHSRRLAYDVLGSHQLVKRLFDDIGPAFVGVSGGFTRVVKLGLPRKGDNAPLAVIELTHQPAAEAAAEEKKAAE